A genomic window from Frondihabitans sp. PAMC 28766 includes:
- a CDS encoding IS110 family transposase gives MTSMTAPPDTANPSKSPVAFFGGIDTHKSTHHVAIVDATGRPITDRQFDTTPTAYAEIVAFFKGHGTVERVGVEGTGSYGAGIARALDAAGIIVREIARPNRQHRRLKGKSDPIDAHQAALGVIADTHTSTPKSGDGTIESIRILMAERHSAVKARSQTMNQIHSLLITAPDRVRQDYRALDKTRLVTILTRTRPAPGDDPDAITRQTLKRLAARHTALHDELAIIDIHLDALIRVVNPALLALSGVGVVVAATLLTAAGDNPERLTSKAAFASLCGAAPIPASSGQRIRHRLSRGGNRQANSALHRIVLLRMRHREPRTAEYFDRRRAEGLSDRDIIRCLKRHIANEVFHTLTHPSPDAPAGVALRARRQALGIPITVLAATLGVPYQKLRRLEIGTRGDTTLEHQAHAALDQITPPATP, from the coding sequence ATGACGAGCATGACAGCACCACCCGACACAGCCAACCCCTCGAAGTCGCCAGTGGCGTTCTTCGGCGGGATCGATACCCACAAGAGCACCCATCACGTCGCGATCGTCGACGCGACAGGACGTCCCATCACGGACCGGCAGTTCGACACGACACCGACGGCATACGCGGAGATCGTCGCGTTCTTCAAAGGACACGGGACCGTCGAACGTGTCGGCGTCGAAGGAACCGGCTCGTATGGTGCCGGAATCGCGCGCGCGCTCGACGCGGCCGGAATCATCGTCAGAGAGATCGCCCGCCCCAACAGGCAACATCGCCGCCTCAAAGGCAAGTCCGACCCGATCGACGCCCACCAAGCCGCCCTGGGAGTCATCGCCGACACACACACGTCGACACCGAAATCCGGCGACGGAACGATCGAGTCCATCCGGATCCTCATGGCCGAACGACACTCCGCCGTCAAGGCCAGGTCCCAAACCATGAACCAAATCCACAGCCTCCTCATCACCGCACCCGACCGGGTCAGGCAGGACTACCGCGCATTGGACAAGACGCGGCTCGTGACTATCCTCACTCGAACACGCCCCGCCCCCGGGGACGATCCCGACGCGATCACTCGCCAGACGCTCAAGCGGCTCGCGGCCCGTCACACGGCCCTCCACGACGAGCTGGCCATCATCGACATCCACCTCGATGCCCTCATCCGGGTCGTGAACCCTGCCCTTCTCGCCCTCAGCGGTGTCGGCGTCGTCGTCGCGGCGACCCTGCTGACCGCCGCCGGAGACAACCCCGAAAGACTCACATCCAAAGCTGCGTTCGCGTCTCTCTGCGGTGCCGCACCGATCCCCGCGTCGTCGGGGCAACGGATCCGCCACCGTCTCTCCCGGGGAGGGAACCGGCAAGCGAACAGCGCCCTGCACCGCATCGTGCTCCTCAGAATGCGACACCGTGAACCCCGAACAGCCGAGTACTTCGATCGCCGCCGAGCCGAGGGCCTCTCCGACCGCGACATCATCCGCTGCCTGAAACGACACATCGCGAACGAGGTCTTCCACACCCTCACCCACCCGAGCCCGGACGCACCAGCCGGCGTCGCGCTCCGCGCCCGCCGCCAAGCCCTCGGCATCCCGATCACGGTCCTCGCCGCGACCCTCGGCGTCCCCTACCAAAAGCTCCGCCGCCTCGAAATCGGGACCCGGGGCGACACCACCCTCGAACACCAAGCCCACGCCGCCCTCGACCAAATCACCCCACCCGCCACGCCTTGA